Proteins from a single region of Osmerus eperlanus chromosome 26, fOsmEpe2.1, whole genome shotgun sequence:
- the glrx2 gene encoding glutaredoxin 2 isoform X3 → MGNFTSTSSSGLPSSACAQFVKDVVSHNCVVIFSKTTCPYCKMAKNVFNEIGITYKVIELDEHNDGRRLQEALAHMTGARTVPRVFINGNCIGGGSDTKQLHQQGKLMPLIEQCAPCCAGTNVDGSGSGLFESSK, encoded by the exons ATGGGAAACTTTACATCAACCTCGTCTAGTGGATTGCCAAGCTCTGCGTGTGCACAATTTGTCAAG GATGTAGTGTCTCATAACTGCGTGGTCATATTCTCGAAGACCACTTGCCCATACTGCAAAATGGCCAAGAACGTATTCAACGAAATAGGCATAACTTACAAAGTGATTGAGCTGGATGAGCACAACGACGGGAGAAGACTTCAGGAAGCCTTAGCTCATATGACGGGTGCCAGAACG GTGCCGAGGGTCTTTATAAATGGAAACTGTATTGGGGGAGGATCGGACACAAAACAGCTTCATCAACAGGGAAAACTGATGCCTCTGATTGAACAGTGTGCTCCTTGCTGTGCAGGGACAAATGTGGACGGCTCCGGCAGTGGCTTGTTTGAATCAAGCAAATGA
- the glrx2 gene encoding glutaredoxin 2 isoform X1, translating into MLNLCRPLDYFLFLGSFFIMFTQGGSLSRLAWSSCRRSHLQMGNFTSTSSSGLPSSACAQFVKDVVSHNCVVIFSKTTCPYCKMAKNVFNEIGITYKVIELDEHNDGRRLQEALAHMTGARTVPRVFINGNCIGGGSDTKQLHQQGKLMPLIEQCAPCCAGTNVDGSGSGLFESSK; encoded by the exons ATGTTGAATTTGTGCCGACCACtagattattttttatttctcgGCTCATTTTTTATTATGTTTACGCAAGGAGGATCCCTATCCAGATTAGCATGGAGCAGTTGTCGAAGGTCacatctaca GATGGGAAACTTTACATCAACCTCGTCTAGTGGATTGCCAAGCTCTGCGTGTGCACAATTTGTCAAG GATGTAGTGTCTCATAACTGCGTGGTCATATTCTCGAAGACCACTTGCCCATACTGCAAAATGGCCAAGAACGTATTCAACGAAATAGGCATAACTTACAAAGTGATTGAGCTGGATGAGCACAACGACGGGAGAAGACTTCAGGAAGCCTTAGCTCATATGACGGGTGCCAGAACG GTGCCGAGGGTCTTTATAAATGGAAACTGTATTGGGGGAGGATCGGACACAAAACAGCTTCATCAACAGGGAAAACTGATGCCTCTGATTGAACAGTGTGCTCCTTGCTGTGCAGGGACAAATGTGGACGGCTCCGGCAGTGGCTTGTTTGAATCAAGCAAATGA
- the glrx2 gene encoding glutaredoxin 2 isoform X2, producing MLNLCRPLDYFLFLGSFFIMFTQGGSLSRLAWSSCRRMGNFTSTSSSGLPSSACAQFVKDVVSHNCVVIFSKTTCPYCKMAKNVFNEIGITYKVIELDEHNDGRRLQEALAHMTGARTVPRVFINGNCIGGGSDTKQLHQQGKLMPLIEQCAPCCAGTNVDGSGSGLFESSK from the exons ATGTTGAATTTGTGCCGACCACtagattattttttatttctcgGCTCATTTTTTATTATGTTTACGCAAGGAGGATCCCTATCCAGATTAGCATGGAGCAGTTGTCGAAG GATGGGAAACTTTACATCAACCTCGTCTAGTGGATTGCCAAGCTCTGCGTGTGCACAATTTGTCAAG GATGTAGTGTCTCATAACTGCGTGGTCATATTCTCGAAGACCACTTGCCCATACTGCAAAATGGCCAAGAACGTATTCAACGAAATAGGCATAACTTACAAAGTGATTGAGCTGGATGAGCACAACGACGGGAGAAGACTTCAGGAAGCCTTAGCTCATATGACGGGTGCCAGAACG GTGCCGAGGGTCTTTATAAATGGAAACTGTATTGGGGGAGGATCGGACACAAAACAGCTTCATCAACAGGGAAAACTGATGCCTCTGATTGAACAGTGTGCTCCTTGCTGTGCAGGGACAAATGTGGACGGCTCCGGCAGTGGCTTGTTTGAATCAAGCAAATGA